The proteins below are encoded in one region of Megalops cyprinoides isolate fMegCyp1 chromosome 14, fMegCyp1.pri, whole genome shotgun sequence:
- the LOC118789021 gene encoding secreted frizzled-related protein 3-like encodes MFSYEMYVSFLALSCLAGIPRSTAAACEPVRIPMCKSMPWNMTKMPNHLHHSTQANAVLAIEQFEGLLGTQCSPDLLFFLCAMYAPICTIDFQHDPIKPCKSVCERAKCGCEPVMKKYNHTWPESLACEELPVYDRGVCISPEAIVKAEGPDPYNQDFSKCPPESTPDFPMDSHNVNCKGSNSERCKCKTVRLAQRTYLRNNYNYVIRARVKEIRSRNHDLSAVVEVKDVLKSSLVNIPRDTLTLYYNSGCLCPPLSANEEYIIMGYENEERSRLLLIEGSIAQKWKDRVGRKVKRWDQAMREQSRGGAGKSSGRRSRH; translated from the exons ATGTTTTCATACGAGATGTACGTGAGTTTCCTCGCTCTGTCATGCCTCGCTGGGATACCCCGGTCCACGGCCGCGGCGTGCGAGCCTGTCCGCATCCCTATGTGCAAGTCGATGCCGTGGAACATGACGAAGATGCCGAACCATCTTCACCACAGCACGCAGGCGAACGCGGTGCTGGCCATCGAGCAGTTCGAGGGTCTGCTGGGTACCCAGTGCAGCCCGGACCTGCTGTTCTTCCTCTGCGCGATGTACGCACCGATCTGCACTATAGATTTCCAGCATGACCCGATAAAGCCCTGCAAGTCGGTGTGCGAGCGGGCGAAGTGCGGCTGCGAGCCCGTTATGAAGAAATACAACCACACATGGCCGGAAAGTCTCGCCTGCGAAGAGCTGCCTGTGTATGACAGAGGGGTCTGCATCTCCCCGGAGGCTATAGTCAAAGCTGAAGGACCTG ATCCATACAATCAAGACTTCTCGAAATGCCCACCAG AGTCAACACCAGACTTTCCAATGGATTCCCACAATGTTAACTGCAAAGGCTCAAACAGTG AACGATGCAAGTGTAAGACAGTTAGACTTGCTCAGAGGACATATTTAAGGAATAACTACAATTACG TAATTCGAGCACGAGTTAAAGAAATTAGAAGCCGGAATCACGACCTGAGTGCGGTGGTTGAAGTCAAGGACGTCCTGAAATCGTCCCTGGTCAACATCCCCCGTGACACCTTGACGCTCTATTACAATTCGGGGTGTCTgtgccctcccctctctgccaaCGAAGAGTACATCATCATGGGCTACGAGAATGAGGAGCGGTCCAG GTTGCTGCTCATTGAGGGATCCATTGCTCAAAAGTGGAAGGACCGTGTGGGAAGGAAAGTTAAG CGTTGGGACCAGGCAATGCGCGAACAAAGCCGGGGAGGTGCGGGGAAGAGCAGCGGGAGGAGGAGCCGTCACTGA